The nucleotide window AACCTCGGTAGCGCGCCACTCTCCCGGTGACAAGCCGTCCAGGGTCCAGTCACCAATTTGCCACCGCACCAGACGCAGGGTGGGGTAGCCGATGGCGGCTGTCATGCGCCTGACCTGTCGGTTGCGACCTTCGTCTATGGTGAGTTTTAACCAGCTATCGGCTACGGTTTTACGGCGACGAACTGGCGGATTGCGTGACCACAGTGCGGGCTCGCCAATCTGCTCAACAATGGCCGGCCGGGTGGGGCCATCCTTGAGGGTGATACCCTGGCGTAATTTTTGCAGATCCTGCCGCCCAGGTGTGCCCTCCACCTGGACCAGGTAGGTCTTGGGAAGATGAAAACGTGGACTGCTGATTCTCGCTTGAAGACTGCCGTTATCGGTCAGCAAAAGCAGGCCCTCAGAATCCCAGTCAAGACGGCCAGCGGGATAGACCCCTGGAACCGGAATGAATTCACGGAGTGTGCGGCGACCCTGATCATCCTGAAACTGGGAGAGAACCTGAAAGGGTTTGTTGAGCAAAATCAATTTCGCCATGGGGAATGACAATCCTGATGGATTCGATTGATAAAATGGGTCGTATCACCGCCCAGCTACGCTAACAAGGCTAAACGGTCGGTGCTATACTCGCCAGCGCATACCGAACGGTTTTACTCAGGAGGGAGTTCCTGTTTAGACCCGCTGATCTGACGGCCAAAAGCCGACTCATGTCAGGTGGGAAAGACTGCCAATACAATTGGGACCTATATTTCGATGACCACGCCAAAAATTATTTACACCATGACTGACGAGGCGCCCGCGCTGGCGACCTATTCCTTCTTGCCAATTATTGAGAAGTTCACTTCAAGCGCAGGGATTGAAGTTGAAAGCAGCGACATTTCACTGGCTGCACGCATTCTCGCCAGCTTTCCTGAGTATTTATCAGAAGCCCAACGCGTTAATGATACCCTTTCAGAGCTTGCGGAACTTACTCAGGATCCGGAAGCCAATCTCATCAAACTCCCCAATATCAGTGCCTCCATCCCCCAGCTCAGGGCGGCGATTGCGGAACTGAATGCCCATGGCTACAAGGTTCCTGAATACCCGGACGAGCCCCACAACGAGAAAGAAGAAGACGTACAGGCACGTTATGCCAAGGTGCTTGGGTCTGCCGTAAACCCGGTTATTCGTGAAGGGAATTCAGACCGCCGAGCCCCCATTGCGGTTAAGAACTATGCCCGCAAGAACCCTCACAGCATGGGTTACTGGAGCCCGGCGTCACGAACCCATGTGGCCCATATGCGTGGCGGTGACTTTTTCTCTCATGAAACCTCTACCACGATAGAGAAGGGCTGCACTGTCCGCATCGAGTTTGTGGATGCCAATGGCAATGTGACGGTCAAGAAGCCCGATTTCCCGCTCCTCGATGGCGAAGTCATCGATGCCATGTACATGAGCAAGAAAGCGTTGTGCGATTTTTTCGACAAGCAGATTGAAGATGCCAAAAACACTGGCATCCTGTTCTCCCTGCATGTGAAAGCCACCATGATGAAGGTATCTCATCCCATCGTGTTCGGCCACGCTGTGCGCTGCTTCTACAGGGAGCTGTTTGAAAAGCACGGCGATATTCTGGAACA belongs to Alcanivorax sediminis and includes:
- a CDS encoding pseudouridine synthase, producing MAKLILLNKPFQVLSQFQDDQGRRTLREFIPVPGVYPAGRLDWDSEGLLLLTDNGSLQARISSPRFHLPKTYLVQVEGTPGRQDLQKLRQGITLKDGPTRPAIVEQIGEPALWSRNPPVRRRKTVADSWLKLTIDEGRNRQVRRMTAAIGYPTLRLVRWQIGDWTLDGLSPGEWRATEVHAPASQPTRRRRQERRSRGPRPSATGRR